One window of Candidatus Bealeia paramacronuclearis genomic DNA carries:
- a CDS encoding co-chaperone GroES, whose protein sequence is MFLSNNYDDLKEHLNGDIPEPLGSQLLLKLFVRDAETEGGITIPEKIREEDIYKSMVGLVMSKGAEVYKDEHLKNWKSPELGDWVLFKPNSGTRFSYHGVPFRFVYDDCIYCILKNPDAVHHG, encoded by the coding sequence ATGTTTCTCTCAAATAACTATGACGATTTAAAAGAACACCTCAATGGCGACATTCCTGAACCGTTAGGATCTCAGTTGCTCCTGAAACTCTTTGTGCGCGATGCCGAAACCGAAGGAGGTATCACCATTCCTGAAAAGATCCGCGAAGAGGACATCTACAAAAGCATGGTTGGTCTTGTCATGAGCAAGGGTGCTGAAGTTTACAAAGACGAGCATCTCAAGAATTGGAAGTCGCCAGAGCTCGGGGACTGGGTACTCTTTAAACCCAATTCCGGAACACGGTTTTCTTATCACGGAGTGCCGTTCCGGTTTGTCTACGACGATTGTATTTACTGCATCCTCAAAAATCCAGATGCAGTTCATCACGGTTAA